In a genomic window of Shouchella clausii:
- a CDS encoding GAF domain-containing protein, which yields MTMADLPLINYQQEIDDIRKRWKFDFVSLALVQPAEDRFVLTWQYVSGNMNDRYKRIVLHSGKGVAGIVFKTGKAILLQNVNSDIGTRDLFNYPIIVSEQLKSLGALPLWEGARVVGVLLVGFRKENVLNQPSFASFQESLGSTFGAFQIREVSQP from the coding sequence ATGACAATGGCGGATCTCCCTTTAATCAATTATCAACAGGAGATTGACGACATCCGGAAGAGATGGAAGTTTGACTTTGTATCCCTAGCTCTCGTCCAGCCGGCCGAAGATCGGTTTGTATTAACGTGGCAGTATGTGTCCGGGAACATGAATGACCGGTACAAGCGGATTGTGCTCCATTCAGGCAAAGGCGTTGCCGGGATCGTTTTTAAAACAGGAAAAGCGATACTGCTCCAAAATGTGAACAGCGATATCGGCACAAGGGACTTGTTCAATTATCCTATTATTGTGTCAGAACAGTTGAAAAGCCTCGGGGCGTTGCCGCTATGGGAAGGTGCACGTGTCGTAGGCGTGCTGCTAGTCGGCTTTCGCAAGGAGAATGTTTTAAATCAACCATCGTTTGCGAGCTTCCAAGAAAGCTTAGGATCGACGTTTGGAGCTTTTCAGATCAGGGAGGTGTCACAGCCTTGA
- a CDS encoding PAS domain-containing sensor histidine kinase encodes MKTMTGEHLSELMNKLYRNSMEAMIFIDEEGNVIDMNPAAEQIIDPQVIRRIRAGTDESFCQTCKGYTDEQELISCANCYLDYPQGEFSSFQLFLKTKDGGVVPFAASYHTIDEEGGVRVLMLLDLTKQQKTQEMLQRNHMLKYVIKAQEDERKRISRELHDSVAQELLSSLVDLRVVKYMDVGEDVLKKLQHTEQSLTRLLDDIRHLAVELRPSSLDDLGLEAAFRSHFKWMEKNYGLLVKFSAELAAARYGSEIETVVYRICQEAVLNALKYAETDEVYVRLCEEHGQLQLVVRDEGVGFDMVINEAKGTGLGLYGMRERAELVGGQFTIHSAVGEGTTVQLSIPLPKIEEKPEVEA; translated from the coding sequence TTGAAAACGATGACCGGGGAACACTTGAGCGAATTGATGAACAAGCTATACCGGAATAGCATGGAGGCTATGATCTTCATCGATGAAGAGGGCAACGTGATTGATATGAATCCCGCGGCGGAGCAGATTATTGACCCGCAAGTCATTAGGCGAATTCGCGCCGGAACTGACGAATCGTTCTGTCAAACTTGCAAAGGCTACACGGATGAGCAAGAACTGATCTCTTGTGCCAATTGCTACCTCGATTATCCCCAAGGAGAGTTTTCATCCTTTCAATTGTTTCTTAAGACAAAGGATGGTGGTGTCGTTCCGTTTGCCGCCAGCTACCATACGATTGACGAGGAAGGCGGCGTGCGGGTGCTCATGTTGTTGGATCTGACGAAGCAGCAGAAAACGCAGGAGATGCTACAGCGCAATCATATGCTTAAATATGTCATTAAAGCACAGGAGGACGAGCGTAAGCGGATTTCTCGGGAGCTTCATGACAGCGTAGCCCAGGAACTGTTAAGCTCACTCGTCGACCTGCGCGTTGTCAAATATATGGATGTCGGGGAAGATGTGCTGAAGAAGCTCCAGCATACCGAGCAATCTTTGACACGGCTGCTGGATGATATCCGCCATTTGGCGGTGGAGCTGCGCCCCTCTTCGCTAGATGATCTCGGGCTGGAAGCAGCCTTTCGCTCCCATTTCAAGTGGATGGAAAAGAATTACGGACTGCTGGTGAAGTTCTCAGCAGAGCTTGCCGCAGCTCGCTACGGCAGCGAGATCGAGACCGTTGTTTATCGTATATGTCAAGAGGCTGTGCTCAATGCTTTGAAATACGCAGAAACCGATGAGGTTTATGTGCGGCTGTGCGAGGAGCATGGCCAACTTCAACTGGTGGTTAGAGACGAGGGCGTGGGATTTGATATGGTCATTAACGAAGCAAAGGGAACAGGGCTCGGTTTATATGGGATGCGGGAGCGGGCCGAGCTGGTGGGCGGTCAGTTTACGATCCACTCCGCCGTGGGCGAAGGGACTACCGTTCAGCTAAGCATCCCGCTGCCGAAGATTGAGGAGAAACCGGAGGTGGAGGCATGA
- the narI gene encoding respiratory nitrate reductase subunit gamma, whose protein sequence is MSIMDPFLWVIYPYICFSVFVVGHIYRYRTDQFNWTAKSSEFVEKKRLRAGSLMFHLGIIPVIMGHVAGLGIPQSWMEAVGVNEHLYHIGAVYIGGAFGFLTLAGMVLLTFRRFTMKNVRQLSSASDMIVNVLLLFIVAVGMYSTLVTNALQPDFNYRETVSVWFRQLFIFRPDAGLMTDVPLSFKIHITAGLLIFALWPFTRLVHVWSVPLNYIGRRYILYRKHRKI, encoded by the coding sequence ATGAGTATAATGGATCCGTTTTTGTGGGTGATTTACCCCTATATATGTTTCTCCGTTTTTGTGGTCGGACATATCTACCGGTATCGAACAGACCAGTTTAACTGGACGGCGAAGTCGAGCGAGTTTGTTGAGAAAAAAAGACTGAGAGCAGGCAGCCTGATGTTTCACTTAGGCATCATCCCGGTTATTATGGGCCATGTAGCAGGACTGGGCATACCTCAGTCCTGGATGGAGGCAGTCGGTGTGAATGAACATCTATATCATATCGGAGCCGTATATATTGGCGGCGCGTTCGGGTTTTTGACACTCGCTGGCATGGTCCTGCTTACTTTTCGGCGATTTACGATGAAGAATGTGCGCCAGCTCAGCTCCGCCTCGGATATGATCGTGAATGTACTGCTGCTGTTTATTGTAGCGGTAGGCATGTACAGCACCCTTGTCACCAATGCTCTACAGCCGGACTTCAATTACCGTGAGACGGTGTCGGTCTGGTTCCGCCAGCTTTTTATCTTCCGACCGGACGCGGGTTTAATGACAGACGTGCCGCTGTCATTTAAAATTCATATTACCGCTGGCTTGCTCATTTTTGCGTTGTGGCCGTTTACTAGACTTGTCCATGTATGGAGTGTGCCGTTGAATTATATCGGCAGACGATATATCCTTTATAGAAAGCACCGTAAAATATGA
- the narJ gene encoding nitrate reductase molybdenum cofactor assembly chaperone, producing MIDLEKLHEQKSRFAFFARQLMYPEKLDFHPDVWTEALTAGHPAHPSLQKYWHLMQNYSFEQIEEMYVKTFDFQKDTTLYMTFYKYEDSRERGALLVRLKQAYELFGLAIEGTELSDYLPLMCEFLYAAPWQGHEQQAASSLDLMLAVMEDGTYHLLNALEKADSPYFHLIQGLRETFKACVIQEAPGT from the coding sequence GTGATTGATCTTGAGAAGCTACATGAGCAGAAGTCACGATTCGCCTTTTTTGCCCGACAGCTTATGTACCCAGAGAAGTTGGATTTTCATCCTGATGTGTGGACGGAAGCGCTGACTGCCGGACACCCGGCCCATCCTTCACTCCAGAAATACTGGCATCTCATGCAAAATTACAGCTTCGAGCAGATCGAAGAGATGTATGTGAAGACGTTTGATTTTCAAAAAGACACAACCTTGTACATGACCTTTTACAAATATGAGGACAGCCGGGAGCGGGGAGCGCTCCTCGTACGGCTCAAACAAGCATATGAGCTGTTTGGTCTTGCGATCGAAGGCACCGAACTCTCAGATTACTTGCCGCTCATGTGTGAATTTCTCTACGCCGCCCCTTGGCAGGGCCATGAGCAGCAAGCTGCAAGCAGCCTGGATTTGATGCTGGCGGTAATGGAAGATGGAACCTACCATTTGCTGAATGCTTTAGAAAAAGCAGACAGCCCTTATTTTCATCTAATCCAGGGACTGCGGGAAACGTTTAAGGCATGCGTTATACAGGAGGCTCCAGGCACATGA
- a CDS encoding IS1182 family transposase, producing MLSKQLEDKRMQMEMVWIEKLVPEDHLVRKLDAAIDFDFIYDLVEDLYSKDRGRPSVDPVVLIKMVFIQYIFGIRSMRQTIKEIETNVAYRWFLGFGFEDKIPHFSTFGKNYVRRFRDSDVFEQLFYRILKQAMDKGFVSPEVAFIDSTSIKANANKRKHRKKVVRTETRAYQNQLEEEINGERVKNGKKPLPPSKKDPTREVKESTTDPESGYYVKSEREKMFAYSFHTACDANGFVLGTIVKPGNVHDSQVFHELFDQLKDKVCRPKVAAVDAGYKTPAIAKKLQEEGVHPVMPYKRPMTPKGYIRKNEFVYDEYYDCFLCPQNQVLSYRTTNREGYREYVSDPRICETCPLLAQCTKSQNHQKLVLRHIWQDALDEAEHLRHTERNRDIYAKRKETIERVFADLKQKHGLRWTNLKGLEKNAMQAMLVFAAMNLKKLATWSWRKNTPPTPKSPKSIHLFIINKTPLRIIFSKAFCLRSGAVGYTAIFIKLNLHLSTSF from the coding sequence ATGTTGTCCAAACAGCTGGAAGATAAACGGATGCAGATGGAGATGGTCTGGATTGAAAAGCTGGTGCCAGAGGATCATCTCGTTCGGAAGCTTGATGCGGCGATTGACTTTGATTTCATTTATGACCTTGTCGAAGACCTTTATTCAAAAGACAGGGGCCGGCCGAGTGTCGATCCCGTGGTGTTAATCAAAATGGTTTTCATTCAATACATCTTTGGGATTCGTTCGATGCGCCAAACGATTAAAGAAATCGAAACCAATGTGGCCTACCGTTGGTTTTTAGGATTTGGCTTTGAGGACAAGATTCCCCACTTTTCTACGTTTGGGAAGAACTACGTTCGTCGTTTCCGGGACAGTGACGTGTTTGAACAACTCTTTTATCGGATTCTGAAACAAGCTATGGACAAAGGATTTGTGAGTCCAGAGGTGGCTTTTATCGACTCGACTTCCATTAAAGCCAACGCCAATAAACGAAAGCATCGTAAAAAGGTCGTACGCACCGAGACGCGTGCCTATCAAAACCAACTAGAAGAAGAAATCAATGGGGAACGGGTGAAAAACGGAAAAAAGCCCCTGCCTCCCTCGAAAAAAGATCCTACGAGGGAGGTCAAGGAGAGTACCACGGATCCTGAGAGCGGTTATTACGTCAAAAGCGAGCGGGAAAAGATGTTTGCCTACAGTTTCCATACCGCTTGTGATGCCAATGGATTTGTTTTAGGTACGATCGTAAAACCGGGGAATGTCCACGACAGCCAAGTATTCCACGAACTGTTTGACCAATTGAAAGACAAGGTGTGCCGACCGAAGGTCGCCGCTGTGGATGCGGGCTATAAAACGCCTGCCATTGCCAAAAAACTTCAAGAAGAAGGCGTTCATCCGGTTATGCCGTATAAACGCCCGATGACCCCTAAAGGCTATATCCGAAAAAACGAGTTTGTCTATGATGAATACTACGATTGTTTTCTCTGCCCACAAAACCAGGTGCTTTCTTACCGAACGACGAATCGAGAGGGGTACCGGGAATATGTCTCCGACCCTCGGATTTGTGAGACGTGCCCACTGCTCGCTCAATGTACAAAGAGCCAAAACCACCAAAAGCTCGTTCTTCGCCATATTTGGCAAGATGCTCTGGATGAGGCAGAACATCTGAGGCATACGGAACGGAACCGAGACATCTATGCCAAGCGAAAAGAAACGATTGAGCGTGTCTTTGCCGATCTGAAACAGAAGCATGGTCTGCGTTGGACCAACCTGAAAGGGTTGGAAAAAAATGCAATGCAGGCGATGCTTGTTTTCGCTGCGATGAACTTGAAAAAATTAGCCACCTGGAGTTGGAGGAAGAACACCCCTCCAACTCCAAAGTCTCCAAAATCCATCCATCTCTTTATCATCAACAAAACGCCTTTGAGAATCATTTTCTCAAAGGCGTTTTGTCTACGGTCTGGAGCCGTGGGCTACACGGCTATTTTTATTAAGCTGAATCTTCATTTATCTACTTCTTTTTAA
- a CDS encoding nitrate/nitrite transporter, with protein sequence MINKLQLPLQTMNLVLGFMVWVIISALLPFIQEDIAIPADRIAILTAIPVVLGSVLRIPLGYYANVVGARMVFITSFILLLFPVYFISIATSFTHLVIGGLFLGIGGAVFSVGVTSLPKYHAKEKLGLVNGIYGMGNLGTAITTFAAPVVATQIGWSATVQLYLILLLLFVALNAVFGDRKETKVKTPIMEQIKGVYKNDKLWYFSLFYFITFGSFVAFTVYLPNFLVSHFELPKVDAGLRTAGFILIATFLRPMGGWLADKFKPLFLLMGVFIGLTLAAVVLAFSPSLALYTVGCLTIAVCAGLGNGIIFKLVPFYFNKQAGIVNGIVSMMGGLGGFFPPLMLSFIHSVTGQYSIGFMALSQVALASFVLVVWMYYQDKLTVASQVFNSTGQGILVTDAKKRIHAVNPAFTKLTGYEEEEVLGRNPSLLKSGRQSSDFYSIMWSEIMEKGSWQGEIWNRRKNGEEYLELLTINAVKDETGDVVHYVGTFSDITGRPPGTNDALV encoded by the coding sequence ATGATCAATAAGCTGCAGCTGCCGCTGCAAACGATGAATCTGGTACTGGGGTTTATGGTGTGGGTAATCATCTCGGCGCTGTTGCCCTTTATACAGGAAGATATCGCGATTCCCGCCGATCGGATTGCTATTTTGACCGCGATTCCTGTTGTCCTTGGATCTGTTCTACGGATTCCCCTCGGCTATTACGCCAACGTCGTGGGCGCGCGGATGGTATTTATCACTAGTTTTATTTTGCTATTGTTCCCGGTCTATTTTATCAGCATCGCGACAAGTTTTACCCATCTCGTGATTGGAGGGTTGTTTCTTGGCATCGGAGGGGCCGTGTTTTCGGTAGGCGTCACCTCGTTACCCAAATACCATGCGAAGGAAAAGTTAGGGCTAGTAAATGGTATCTATGGAATGGGCAATTTGGGGACAGCAATCACAACATTTGCCGCGCCAGTCGTTGCTACCCAGATCGGCTGGTCAGCTACCGTTCAACTATACTTAATTCTGCTGCTGCTATTTGTTGCCCTAAACGCCGTTTTCGGCGACCGCAAAGAAACGAAAGTCAAAACCCCAATTATGGAGCAGATCAAAGGTGTATATAAAAATGACAAACTATGGTATTTCTCACTGTTTTATTTTATTACGTTCGGCTCCTTTGTGGCCTTCACTGTCTATTTGCCAAATTTTTTGGTCAGTCATTTCGAACTGCCGAAAGTGGATGCAGGACTGCGGACCGCAGGCTTCATCTTGATTGCAACGTTTCTCCGCCCCATGGGAGGGTGGCTTGCCGATAAATTTAAGCCTTTGTTTTTGCTAATGGGGGTGTTTATCGGTTTGACATTGGCTGCGGTGGTGCTGGCGTTTTCCCCATCACTCGCTTTGTATACGGTTGGATGTCTGACGATAGCTGTTTGTGCAGGTCTTGGCAACGGCATTATTTTTAAGTTGGTGCCGTTTTATTTTAATAAACAAGCAGGCATTGTCAATGGAATCGTATCGATGATGGGCGGTCTGGGCGGATTTTTCCCGCCGTTGATGCTCTCGTTCATCCATTCAGTGACAGGCCAATACTCGATTGGATTCATGGCTTTATCACAGGTTGCGCTTGCCAGCTTTGTGCTAGTAGTGTGGATGTATTATCAGGACAAATTGACCGTTGCTTCCCAAGTGTTCAACTCCACTGGACAGGGCATTTTGGTGACTGATGCCAAAAAGCGCATTCATGCCGTGAACCCCGCATTTACTAAATTGACGGGTTACGAAGAAGAGGAAGTATTGGGCAGGAATCCAAGCCTGCTTAAATCAGGGCGGCAATCATCGGATTTTTATTCAATCATGTGGTCGGAGATTATGGAGAAGGGCAGCTGGCAAGGTGAAATTTGGAACCGCAGAAAGAATGGAGAAGAGTATCTCGAGCTGTTAACCATCAATGCTGTAAAAGATGAAACGGGGGACGTCGTTCATTATGTCGGCACGTTCAGCGATATTACAGGCCGCCCGCCGGGGACAAATGACGCTCTCGTATAA
- a CDS encoding extracellular solute-binding protein: MKTKITYLCFGMLTLVLAGCSEESNQKESSVEPVASANELPQTFEEPVTLNVIKHVSGDIFFRDGETIEDNVHTDWAKEQFNIDLNYLWTTSGPGETFDTKLQLSMSANEELPSILALRSDITQDLIDSGRVMEVGELFDKYASDTWKEAMAADPHAWDPYIREEGRMAIPILDYEMNGDSVLFIRQDWMDALGLEPPETMDDIEEIMDAFVNEDPTGTGEKTYGLAVGFANALNTWMSEVDWVFGAYGGMPDQWNLADDGTLEHGSVQPEIKEGLETMRRWMEKGYIHPESGLWDEGKAAELFTSGRAGIIAGPHWMPDWPLSELKQNVEGAEYQAYDIPSGPDGQKGRSTGISSHNGAVMINANATEEEIQAFFVYQNYLFDHFANPTEGSEFEYGFAEGYDYVIEDGEVKYSDEEIPGGRIDPVKYTLTFDGARMPSLYIKTLADFARGQEPETPFQKKMYLQYPELAWEGARIVVDGQDAQIPSMFTGAPTDTMLQKGDTLDSLLKENFSKMIYGEKPIDDFESLVDQWKASGGDDMTAEVNEWFKSVQENKE, translated from the coding sequence ATGAAGACGAAAATCACCTATTTATGTTTTGGCATGCTCACGCTGGTGCTTGCTGGGTGTAGCGAAGAGTCAAACCAAAAGGAAAGCTCAGTCGAACCAGTCGCATCTGCAAATGAGTTGCCACAAACGTTTGAAGAGCCGGTGACGCTTAATGTCATCAAGCATGTGTCGGGCGATATTTTCTTTCGCGACGGGGAAACGATAGAAGACAATGTCCACACAGATTGGGCCAAAGAACAATTTAATATTGACTTGAATTATTTATGGACAACGAGTGGGCCAGGGGAAACCTTTGACACAAAGCTACAGCTAAGCATGTCAGCTAATGAAGAATTGCCGTCGATTTTAGCATTGCGCAGCGATATTACACAAGATCTCATTGATTCTGGCCGTGTGATGGAAGTCGGTGAACTGTTTGACAAGTATGCCTCAGACACATGGAAAGAAGCAATGGCCGCTGATCCACACGCTTGGGATCCCTATATCCGTGAGGAAGGGCGGATGGCAATCCCCATTTTGGATTACGAGATGAATGGCGATTCGGTCTTGTTTATCCGCCAAGACTGGATGGACGCCCTTGGGCTCGAACCTCCGGAAACGATGGATGATATCGAAGAAATTATGGACGCTTTTGTCAATGAAGATCCGACTGGCACTGGCGAGAAAACGTATGGGCTAGCTGTTGGGTTTGCCAATGCTTTAAACACATGGATGTCTGAAGTTGATTGGGTGTTTGGCGCCTATGGCGGCATGCCTGACCAGTGGAATTTAGCTGACGATGGCACTTTAGAACATGGCTCGGTTCAACCAGAAATAAAAGAAGGACTGGAAACGATGAGGCGTTGGATGGAGAAAGGCTATATCCATCCAGAGTCAGGCCTTTGGGACGAGGGCAAAGCGGCGGAACTGTTCACATCTGGGCGAGCCGGCATCATTGCTGGTCCTCATTGGATGCCTGACTGGCCTTTAAGCGAGCTAAAGCAAAATGTAGAGGGCGCAGAGTACCAGGCTTACGACATTCCAAGTGGTCCAGACGGGCAAAAAGGGCGTTCTACTGGAATTTCATCTCACAATGGTGCAGTGATGATCAATGCGAACGCGACAGAAGAAGAAATCCAAGCATTCTTCGTTTACCAAAATTATTTATTTGATCATTTTGCCAACCCAACTGAAGGTAGCGAATTTGAATATGGATTTGCAGAAGGCTATGACTACGTCATTGAAGATGGTGAAGTGAAGTACAGCGATGAGGAGATTCCTGGCGGCCGCATTGATCCTGTTAAATACACGCTCACATTTGACGGGGCGCGAATGCCATCGCTTTATATTAAAACACTTGCTGATTTTGCACGGGGACAGGAGCCAGAAACGCCGTTCCAAAAGAAAATGTACTTGCAATATCCAGAACTAGCCTGGGAGGGAGCACGAATTGTCGTAGATGGGCAGGATGCTCAAATTCCAAGCATGTTTACGGGAGCCCCGACTGACACCATGCTCCAAAAAGGCGATACGCTTGATAGTTTGCTAAAGGAGAATTTTAGCAAAATGATTTATGGAGAAAAACCAATCGATGATTTTGAGTCTCTTGTTGACCAATGGAAAGCTTCAGGTGGCGATGATATGACAGCGGAAGTGAATGAATGGTTTAAATCGGTTCAAGAAAACAAAGAGTAA
- a CDS encoding YwiC-like family protein yields the protein MKKAKVVIPREHGGWAMISVPYIIGMMAAQPVVLHLPLFLAWLLLYLASYPLLQALKRGSKKKSWLKWGFGYAASAAAFLIPVVLLEPWVLGFAPVLLAFIMVHIWHVRRKAERALFNDICAILLFCTGGAAAYFLGGGGFDNGLTAVVLFNFLYFTGTVFFVKSVFRERKNRRYTYYSKIYHVVILAAPLLFGNPWMSLAYLFPLLRALKFSGTTMKPMKVGILEIVGAVQFLIVTVVVFLTI from the coding sequence ATGAAAAAAGCAAAAGTGGTCATTCCCCGGGAGCATGGCGGTTGGGCGATGATCAGCGTGCCTTATATCATCGGCATGATGGCAGCACAGCCAGTGGTGCTCCATCTGCCGCTCTTCCTGGCGTGGCTGTTGCTGTATTTAGCTTCTTATCCATTGTTGCAAGCTTTAAAGAGGGGGAGCAAGAAAAAAAGCTGGTTAAAATGGGGATTCGGCTATGCTGCCAGCGCTGCTGCGTTTCTCATTCCGGTTGTGTTGCTGGAGCCTTGGGTGCTAGGATTCGCGCCTGTTCTGCTTGCATTCATCATGGTCCATATCTGGCATGTTCGCCGAAAAGCGGAGCGCGCGCTATTTAATGATATTTGTGCGATTCTACTGTTTTGCACTGGAGGTGCAGCAGCTTATTTCCTAGGCGGAGGCGGGTTCGATAACGGGCTTACGGCAGTAGTTCTGTTTAATTTCTTGTATTTTACCGGAACGGTGTTTTTTGTGAAATCCGTGTTTCGTGAGCGGAAGAACAGGCGGTATACATACTACTCGAAGATCTATCACGTTGTCATTTTAGCGGCGCCACTGTTGTTCGGCAATCCATGGATGAGCCTGGCGTATTTGTTTCCGCTGCTGCGCGCCCTCAAGTTTTCCGGTACAACCATGAAACCAATGAAAGTGGGCATTCTGGAAATCGTCGGCGCCGTTCAGTTTCTTATTGTCACAGTGGTGGTTTTTCTAACAATCTGA
- a CDS encoding response regulator transcription factor gives MKIVIADDHAVVRSGFSMILNYQPDMEVIATAADGLEAYAMVARHRPDVLLMDLSMPPGESGLIATGKISSEFPDTKIIILTMYDDEDYLFHVLKNGAAGYVLKNAPDDELLSAIRMVHSGGTYIHPQMATSLVREFIKKDSGSAEQDPFNSLSQREVEILPLIAKGFGNKEIAEKLYVSVKTVEAHKAKIMEKLNLKSRPELVEYALKKKLLEF, from the coding sequence ATGAAAATTGTCATTGCAGACGATCATGCTGTCGTTCGAAGCGGGTTTTCTATGATTTTGAACTATCAGCCGGATATGGAGGTGATAGCCACCGCAGCCGATGGCCTGGAAGCCTACGCAATGGTGGCAAGGCATCGTCCAGATGTGCTGCTGATGGATTTAAGCATGCCTCCCGGGGAAAGTGGGCTCATTGCCACAGGCAAAATCAGCAGCGAGTTTCCAGACACGAAAATTATTATTTTGACCATGTATGATGACGAGGATTACCTGTTCCATGTCTTGAAGAATGGAGCAGCAGGGTATGTGCTCAAAAATGCGCCTGATGACGAGCTCCTCTCGGCTATACGAATGGTTCATTCTGGCGGCACTTATATTCATCCTCAAATGGCTACTTCTTTAGTACGGGAATTCATAAAAAAAGACAGCGGAAGCGCCGAGCAAGATCCGTTCAATAGCTTGTCCCAGCGAGAAGTTGAAATATTGCCATTGATTGCGAAGGGATTCGGGAACAAAGAGATTGCCGAGAAGCTGTATGTATCCGTCAAAACCGTCGAGGCCCATAAAGCCAAGATTATGGAGAAGCTCAACCTGAAGAGCCGGCCGGAGTTGGTTGAATATGCGCTGAAGAAAAAACTGCTAGAGTTTTAG
- the narH gene encoding nitrate reductase subunit beta, which yields MKIKAQVAMVMNLDKCIGCHTCSVTCKSTWTNRPGAEYIWFNNVETKPGIGYPVRWEDQEQYKGGWTLKNGKLELKSGSKLSKIALGSIFHNPDMPEMKDYYEPWTYNYEHLTNAGEKKHQPVARPKSAVTGDTIDLEWGPNWEDDLAGGHVTGPRDPNIEKIEEEIKFNFEQTFMMYLPRLCEHCLNPSCVASCPSGAMYKRDEDGIVLVDQEACRGWRYCMTGCPYKKVYFNWKTNKAEKCTFCFPRIEAGLPTVCSETCTGRIRYLGVLLYDADRVQEAASVANEQDLYQAQCDLFLDPNDPAVIEQARADGLLEEWIEAAQQSPVYKLAIEYKLAFPLHPEYRTLPMVWYVPPLSPIMNLFEGKDSIGNPDLIFPAIEEMRTPIQYLANLLTAGDAETVKGALQKMAMMRSMMRAVSSGADFDERRLTRVGLTSTQVKEMYRLLAIAKYEDRFVIPTSHKEAYMDVYRSQGDEGFGLGCTGCGPEGFGGKSGKELYEENFYGGIWRD from the coding sequence TTGAAGATTAAAGCGCAAGTGGCCATGGTGATGAATTTAGACAAATGCATTGGTTGCCATACTTGCAGCGTGACTTGCAAGAGTACGTGGACCAACCGACCAGGGGCCGAGTATATATGGTTCAACAATGTGGAGACAAAACCGGGGATCGGATACCCAGTTCGTTGGGAGGATCAGGAGCAATACAAAGGGGGTTGGACACTTAAGAACGGCAAGCTGGAACTGAAATCTGGCAGCAAGTTGTCCAAAATCGCCCTCGGCAGCATTTTTCACAATCCTGACATGCCGGAAATGAAGGATTACTATGAACCGTGGACTTATAACTATGAACATCTGACAAACGCCGGGGAGAAAAAGCATCAGCCGGTAGCCCGTCCGAAGTCGGCAGTGACCGGGGACACGATCGACCTAGAGTGGGGACCTAATTGGGAGGATGATCTCGCGGGAGGCCACGTAACGGGCCCCCGCGATCCGAATATCGAAAAGATCGAAGAAGAGATCAAGTTCAACTTTGAGCAAACGTTTATGATGTATTTGCCACGGTTGTGCGAACACTGTCTCAATCCGAGCTGTGTCGCTTCCTGCCCGTCAGGGGCGATGTATAAGCGCGATGAGGATGGAATTGTGCTAGTTGACCAGGAAGCTTGCCGGGGCTGGCGGTACTGTATGACAGGCTGTCCTTACAAAAAAGTGTATTTCAATTGGAAAACGAATAAAGCGGAGAAATGTACATTTTGCTTTCCAAGAATCGAAGCCGGTTTGCCGACTGTCTGCTCTGAAACGTGTACTGGACGGATCCGCTATCTCGGCGTGCTGCTCTACGACGCCGACCGTGTTCAAGAAGCGGCTTCCGTAGCGAATGAGCAGGATTTGTACCAGGCTCAGTGTGATTTGTTTCTCGACCCGAACGATCCGGCCGTTATCGAGCAGGCCCGGGCGGACGGGCTTCTCGAGGAATGGATCGAAGCGGCACAGCAGTCGCCTGTGTATAAGCTGGCGATTGAATACAAGCTGGCATTTCCACTTCATCCAGAGTACCGGACGCTGCCAATGGTCTGGTATGTACCGCCGCTCAGCCCGATCATGAATCTATTTGAAGGCAAGGATTCAATCGGGAACCCAGATTTAATATTTCCTGCGATCGAGGAGATGCGCACACCGATTCAGTATTTAGCAAACTTGCTTACGGCCGGGGATGCCGAGACGGTAAAGGGGGCACTGCAGAAAATGGCGATGATGAGATCGATGATGCGGGCCGTCTCATCAGGCGCTGACTTTGACGAACGCCGCTTAACACGGGTGGGGCTCACTTCAACTCAGGTGAAAGAAATGTATCGTTTGCTGGCAATTGCCAAATATGAAGATCGGTTTGTCATCCCTACTTCGCATAAGGAGGCGTACATGGATGTGTATCGCTCCCAAGGGGATGAAGGCTTCGGGCTCGGTTGCACGGGCTGCGGCCCAGAGGGCTTTGGTGGCAAAAGCGGCAAAGAGCTGTATGAAGAAAATTTCTACGGGGGGATTTGGCGTGATTGA